Proteins co-encoded in one Cydia splendana chromosome 11, ilCydSple1.2, whole genome shotgun sequence genomic window:
- the LOC134795108 gene encoding uncharacterized protein LOC134795108 — MYLLIFLALPLAKATYVITVYGDVYKDTEFFTRTFPWIVDNIGGDISVDYHLLGSGRYSVPQMCALGQLRSNTYLQAEFLKCEAEGIRSEICLCRSGVDAKKFRQCVLERGNMAGLAAFKHSQLNIDVSPIIELGPRITVSEVPDEHYLKKICTIFGDDKPRGCVKPFNCTNNSRADAFESRALAYFDCSKVETCQWHPSTTTTTLTTTPTTTPTIPTTVPNYEGRFKR; from the exons ATGTATCTTTTAATATTCCTCGCGTTGCCCCTCGCTAAAGCGACGTACGTCATCACCGTTTACGGAGACGTATATAAAGACACGGAATTCTTCACTCGGACGTTCCCGTGGATCGTGGATAACATCGGTGGGGACATCTCCGTGGACTACCACCTGCTGGGGAGTGGCAGGTACTCGGTGCCGCAGATGTGCGCGCTGGGCCAGCTCAGGTCGAACACCTATTTGCAGGCGGAGTTCTTGAAATGCGAGGCTGAAG GCATCAGAAGCGAGATCTGTCTCTGCAGAAGCGGCGTTGATGCCAAAAAGTTCAGGCAATGCGTTCTGGAGCGAGGCAACATGGCGGGCTTGGCTGCCTTCAAGCATTCGCAGCTCAACATAGACGTATCACCCATCATTGAGCTGGGGCCCAGGATCACTGTCTCCGAG GTACCCGATGAACATTACCTCAAGAAGATATGCACAATATTCGGCGATGACAAACCAAGAGGATGTGTCAAGCCGTTCAATTGTACCAATAACAGTAGAGCGGATGCTTTCGAATCGAGAGCTCTTGCGTACTTTGATTGTAGTAAGGTCGAAACTTGTCAATGGCACCCAagcactactactactactcttACTACTACTCCCACTACTACTCCTACTATTCCTACTACTGTTCCAAATTACGAAGGAAGATTTAAAAGGTAA